The DNA window CTCCCGAAGTCGCGTCAACCCCCCTCCATCACTCAATCCATTTGGGGTTCCGCCACCTTCAGGACAACTCGCCGTCCTCAAAGGTGCGCGCAATTATAGAGGGATTTTTGCGGCAGTCAACCGCTATTTTTTATTCTTTCGCATTCGTCTGGCGAGTTCGGCGCGGTCGCATCCGCCAACGGCCCCAAAGTGTCAATAATGGCCCCGATATTCCATAAAGCGAGAAGCCGGTAAACAGAACCAAAGGCGGTTCCATCGCGATCATCACAAAGATCAGTACGATCACCAGTATCGCAACGAAAGGCACCTTTTCGCGCCAAGCGACTTGTTTGAATGAATGGTAACGAAAATTGGACACCATCAAGAGTGCCGTCACAATGGTTACGATGCCTACGGCAATGGAATACTCCGATCCTGAGATGCCGTAGGTTTCGCCGCACCAAACCATACCACAGATGATCGCGGCGCCAGATGGGATCGCCAGCCCCTGAAAATATCGTTTGTCCTGAATGCCTATCTGGGTATTAAATCGGGCAAGTCTCAGCGCACCAGCTGCGACGAAGATAAAAGCTGAAATCCAACCAAATTTGCCGGATTCCGAAAGCGCCCAATTGTAAACAATGAGCGCTGGCGCCACGCCAAATGACACCACGTCCGCCAAGCTGTCGTATTCAGCGCCAAAATCGCTTTCTGTGTTTGTCAATCGCGCAATCCGGCCGTCAAAACCATCCATAATCATCGCCACAAACACGGCGATCGCGGCCCAGCCATAGTGCCCCTGCATGCTGTTGACGATTCCGAGAAAACCAGCAAACAGCCCCCCCGTGGTTAAGATGTTCGGAAGCAAATAGATGC is part of the Gammaproteobacteria bacterium genome and encodes:
- the pssA gene encoding CDP-diacylglycerol--serine O-phosphatidyltransferase, with the translated sequence MTEKTTKQRRGIYLLPNILTTGGLFAGFLGIVNSMQGHYGWAAIAVFVAMIMDGFDGRIARLTNTESDFGAEYDSLADVVSFGVAPALIVYNWALSESGKFGWISAFIFVAAGALRLARFNTQIGIQDKRYFQGLAIPSGAAIICGMVWCGETYGISGSEYSIAVGIVTIVTALLMVSNFRYHSFKQVAWREKVPFVAILVIVLIFVMIAMEPPLVLFTGFSLYGISGPLLTLWGRWRMRPRRTRQTNAKE